The region TATGAGGAGCTCGAGTTAAGGAGAATTAAGGTAGGCGCCATCCCCCACCATACCAGTACCGACCCACCGGGTACTGGAATGAAGATCGCCCGACGTCAACGGGCAAGGCCAACGGGCGAGTGGAGGAACCCAGGAGAGTGGGGTGTGTTTGGGAACCATGAGGCAGCAAGAACACATCGAGCCACTAAGCCAGAAATCTGGTAGTTACCATAAAGGTACAAGGTGCCTGAATCGATAATATCCCATGTTTTCAGGGCAGACAGAGCGACAGGGCCAGCTCCTCCGTTCATGCACTGGTGATCAACTGCCGACGCTAAGCTTCGTTGAATCACGAGTACGTTCTCCATAAGCCGAGGCTGGAGGCTAGCGGACAGCGAACGGAGGTTGAACCGAAGCAATCTGGGAACGATATTGTACAGGTTGGAATCTGGACCGCACCTGGCATCATAGTGGCAAATAAGGCCAATAGGGAAGCCCCGGGATTGCCCGTGAGAGAAAAAGCACGGCGCGTGCTGAAGGTGTGctttgtttttttttgccCAAAAGTCCTGTATTTCCTTCGCTCGCGGTTGCACAGTTGTCACACCAGCGATCGCTAGCTCAGATGCTCAAGAGCTTAGACGCCATAGAAGCCATCAGTTCAGCCTGTGGTTGTGTTTGGTCGTCCTTCGTTCCTGACACGCGAAGGGAGTCCCATGGACCAAACCGTGTAGTGTGGAGAGCAGTCGTAACCTCGAACCATAGTTGCCGAGGACTGCCAAAAAAGAATTCGGTAGCAGAGACTCTGAAACCCAATCAATGGCCGGTTGAACATCAAAAGACCATTCCAGAAGGCCGGTTGATGGTGATAGGAGGGGTTCTGGCTGACCTCTGGTGCTGCTTGCGTGGCGCTGGTCGTCAAATCGCCCGGTCTGCTTGTTCAAAAGGCATCaaccttcctcctccgtcttTGTCTTTTGTCTCCGTCCTCCCCCGTCAGCTACTCAGTCTTCGTCCGGCGCTTCCTCTGCTCTCATCGACTTTGTTTCTATCTTGAACGGGTTCTTGACAGACCAGGTAACTAACCATTCTCGTCCTAGCAATTagtctccatcttcctgtTTCACGTCGATCCCCAGCCCCAACCATCTTTTTCTCGTTGGCTGACAAGTCGTCGTAGCGTTAATTTCCTGCCTCCACCTTTCTACCGTGCCCACGTTCGCGCTGGCTCGACTATTTTTATCGTTTCAAACGTCATTGACTCAATTTTCGAATCTCTGTATGGTGTAGATATTCGTCTGCACTCTGTGGATGGTCCTGGTAATCATACTCGATAGTTTGTTGGCGCCTTCGATCGCGCACGGATCCCTCTTGTTGTCTCACAACGTGCTAGAAGTGTATATCCAACTCGAGCAGGGAACTTGATTTCAGTTGGTCTAGTCGGTCAGTTCAACCCACTTAACTTGGCGGTTTCCACACAGTCCCTATCACTGCACTCCACTACGGGCGATCGTGACGGGTCCGACAGCTCCAAGTCCCAGCCTGCTTTATCGGCCGCTAAGGATTAGTTTTCGTCATAAAAATGGTCTCCCCCCAGCCCACGTCCCCGACGCCCTCCAAGCGCAGTCGTGGTTTCAGCTCCAGCGGCAGGTCCGACAGATCAGAGAAAACCCATCGTTCCAGCGGCTCGGGCCATAAAATATCCCTCACTGAGACTTCTGAAGAAAAACACAGACGGAGTTTACAAACTAAAGCTGACCCAATGCTTGCTATAAACGAGGCGCAACCGAGTATGTAGTacgacgccgacgccgtctTTCGAGTTGCTGACCAGCCCTACAGATTTGGTTGCTCTTGAAAAGTCAAACCTGGGTAGCCTCAGGGCTATGCAGCACAAAGACCAGTATGGCAACATTATAAGTATGTTTTCCAAGCACTTTTTATTCTTATCCAAAACTGACTTTCGCAGCCGACCCCGACCTCTCTAATCCTACGCGACCCCGATTCGAACGCCCTTTAGACACAATTCGGTCATTCGAGGCGGCCATTTACGGGCAATATACTAGTCGCCCTGCATCTTACGCGCAAACAGGTAAGCCTCTATTTCCGGGCTTACTATCGGTTACTGATTGTGCAGGTGAAGATGGCGGCGACTACAGTAGACGTAGTAGCTACTACAACCCATACTCGAACGGGCAAACTCGGCAACACAACGATCGCGGATACTATAACGGCCGCCCAAGCCATTCGCGACCGAACAGTTATATGGACAACGGAAACGGTTATTATAATAGCGGCGGACCCCCGGAAAGCTACTATCCATATAACCAAAACGGTGGGCGGCGACCGCGTCAATATCCCCGAGGTCATTCCGAGCAACCCTCATACTCCAGCCAACAAAGCGGATATAATCAGAATTCATACGCGCAAAGCGGGTACTTCAAGTCGTCGGACAACGTTACCGTTGCGACGCCTTCCGGCTCTGGCAGCACTCCCGATCAGTGGGCCAATTCGACCGATCCAAGCTCGATAAACAGTTCATTTGACCAgtttcagcagcagcagcagcagcagcagcaggagcgaACAATCGCGGACAACTATGGCTTCCAGGGATTTGGCGCCGGGCCGAATATCAACGACGAAACATTTGCTCCCAACGTGGCTGGAAAGGCTCCATACGGACAGGATTTTGCGGCACAACCTGCCCATGATCCAAATTTTGGTGGCCCTGTCGGTGGCCCGCAAAACCCTCAGCTTGTCGCTGGTCGACGCCATCTCCAGCGCAAGTCGCAACAGCAGAGCGTCTCCTCCGACGCAGGCGATAACGGTACAAAACGTAAGAGCTGGTTCAAGCGGACGTTTACCAAAAGCTAGCCTGTTTTCACTCTAATGCTCTCTCTTCCCACTCGCACTACTCCTTCCAGCGTTCTCGACTTGAATTTCTTGGGCGTTAATGCACGGCGTTTATTTGTTCTCTAACTGAAAACTGCGGGGTTACATCACTTTGTTTCAGATCTGGCTCGCAGGATTATCTACTAGGTGGTGTATTGACGACTATGAGATTACGATATATGTGAATAATATTGGTTATGTACTTACGAAGCATGACAGCCCCCCCGTGTAAGGTGGATTAAATCGAATAACTACTCTCTACTGGTTCGCGCTGAACCCTACTCCTGCATTGCTGACGTTATAATGGAACGTTTATTATCTGCGCTCTTTTTATACTCGCAACGCGCACTAGGATTGCATTTCATCATAGCTTAAGCACTATCTAGGACATTACTCAGTCAGGGGTAATCGAAGCCAAATCCAAGCAATACAAACGAAAAACTGCAATTCCTACCCAGCCAAGGGAagcaaagcagcagcaaaacagATAAAATCAAAAGCCCTCCCTCCGGGTTGTTCCTCATAATCCAGACCTAGGACGGGAAGATCCTAGGCAGACGAGCGAATCACTCACTTCTTCCCCAAAATCTTATGCTTTAATTTATCTGCCAGGCCCTCATGCGCAAGGCTGgcttttttctcctcttttttctcctccttaGCCTTCTGGTGCTGAGGATCTAGATGCACATTACCCTGGCCGCCGCGCTATATCACCGAAATAGGCACCGTTAGTGACTGCCATAACTGACAAATATAACCCTAGATACATACCCCAGTATGATAATCCCCATCCATGGACTGTCGGACTGAGATTTCAGGGATGAATTCGACATCGTGAGGCTGTTTCGCGGGTTTTACGTGAGGGGAACCGATGTTTCCGGCGCCGCCACGCTGCGGGTCTCATTAGTATCGCGAGCAAATGAAAATGCCTTTATATGGATGGTGATGTGAATGGGAAAGAGCTTACACCAGCGGAATAAGCGCCATCGCCTTGGTCGCCAACGGGCCCTTCGCGGACGATTCCGCCGTCAACGTACCTTGATTTGTTAGTGCTTGGTCCTATGGCTGTGGAAGGGATAAGGACGTACTCGTTGCTATCAGGACCGATGTTTCCCTGGCCTTACGATGAATGTCAGTTGAGCATGCTGGTTCTGCGTGGAGTACAGGGACAAAGGCGGGGTAGGGCTGAAGCAGGCGATGAATACAAACCTCCACGGCCATGTGATACGATAGGAGCATTTGTCTCGTGTTGAGTCATATTTGGTTAGACGCCGGTTAAGTGTTGTCTATAGGAGGGTGGATAGATTGGTACGGTAGGTATGTGACGTGGTTCTGGTTCGAGATCAGGAGAATGCTGGGTTTGAGGTGGGGGATCGGGATAAATAAATAAGCTGCGATACGACAGGAGGCAATCAAGACTGGTTGGAGGCCTCCGGCCTCTACCAGTGCGAACTAGTGGGACGACTGATGACGTTGATTTGGGAAGACCAAGATATATATCAGAGGCATACGAAGCCGAGCTGATAAGATAAAGTAACTAGTAGTGACTAACTTTTTGCCTGATAGTGAGCAATGGTTATCCCTCAAATCACTAACCATTGACTTATTCTTAAGACTGCCAGAGCTTCAAATGTCACAATAGCTTCGAATACAATGAGTTGACACAGATGAAATAAATAACGATCTTCCTACTACATAGTTTGTTTCACTGCAATCCTACCTAGACAATCTGATATTACCCTGGCCCTAAGAACCAGTTTACCATCATCTACTTCTGCTCCTTCGCTGGACCACCTCCTGTGGTTGGCAGGCCCATGAATATCTTGAACGAATCGTAACTGTCAACCTAAGTCAGTACATGCCGCCTGAAAGCTCCGATTCCGCTTCGGATAGGTTGGAAGTCGAGCAAGGAAATACATACATCATCCATTGCAGACCGGTCtacagtacggagtagagtTAGCATCGGCCTAGGAATAACTGTATATGAACTCACCAATGTTCCGATCATGATGATCCTGACGGGGAGGCCGTTCCATAGACCCATAAAGCCGATTTCCTTGTAAATCCTGCCTGTGGCGGCACCAAAGGCCTCACCAGGCAGGCGATTTGCGTTCAACTTACTCACCATAACATCCGCAGGATGAGAGACGATCGCACACAGAATACCGGCAAGATATCCTCCAGTGAATGCGACAGCAGTCTGCGCGCCTTTGTTGTAGTCTGACTTTTGGCCCGGGAGGTAGTGGTAAATGGCCTCGACAATATTTTCAAAAGAAGCGAATTTCATCATGGTATAGGGGATCTGTCGGCCCCAGAGCGGATACAAACCCTTGTATAGTCTGGCCCTATTAGTATCAGGTTAAGGCAGCATAAGCGCCTGCTTACCCAGCTGTCCCTTCTTTTGCGACAACAGCAGAGATCCCGCCAAACGTGGAGCGGAACTCGGGCGGAATGGTCGTCTGCGTGCGCACTTTGACTGCCTCAAAGGGACAGAGTGCAACGTCGGCAATCAGCTCTGCTGAAGCACTCGCTGCCAAGTACAAAGGCGTCTTATAGCGGGCGGCATTTTCAACCCCGACAAGGTCACTATAGAACTTCTTGAAATACTCGTAGCCTCCGTACTTGAACGCTCCTTGGGCCTTTTCCCAGTTAGCATCAACTGCTTGTTGAGCGCTGGTGGTACCAGCTTACGCTGTAGCCAAAAAACGTAGGACTCCAGCCGGTGAATACGCCTCTCAGACCTTCGGCGGCCCGAATCTTCCTGAATGCATCCATATTGCTCTTATACAGCGCCGAGTCGACCTGGCGCCGGCATTTGATAAGGTCCAACGGAGTCACAGCAGTGTGTGTTAAGCCCTATTTAACGGTCAATTTCGTCAGGATTAAAGCGATTAGTCCACCTTACACAAGCCAACAGGCCACCAAAAGTACAGGCCGCATAGTACTTCGCGGACCAAGGCTCgatctttccagtcttggACTGCGCTTTTTGACTGGCAATCTCAAATTCCCGCGCAGCTTCCTTGCTTATCGCATTGGCCTTTTTTTTGGTGTCTTCGACCACGCTCCAGGCAGGGAATGGCTCTCGTCTAGTCGGCCCAGTACCCAGAGTCTGTTGGTTTTGGCTCCACTGACGCTGGGCGGAAAAGGCACCAGACATGACATCCTGCGGTGGAAACATCGTGACGGCTCTATCAGTCTAGAGATCAGTCAGCCGTATTTGATTCAGATATTTTGCACTGAGAAAGCAGCCGGTTCTCAGCGTTGTCTATTGGTATTGAAACTGTAGTCGCCAATAGTGGACCTCAACGCCAATCGTCTCCACTGCTGTAGGGCTGATTGACAAGATAAAATGCCACTTGCTGACCTTATCAACCAATCTATACAGTGTACAAGGTTTGACTTGCTCAGCTCTCTGCAAGGCTCGATGATTCTGAGAAGAAATACCAGGAGAAAATGAGGACACAGCGCGAAGATAAGCACTAACCTACAGCACGGAGTGTTGGTTCCCGGATGACGTAGAGAGGAACATGTGACCCGGACTCTTGCTCCCGTCCCGATCGGGTAGTGGGTCGGTGTCACTGTAGCTTCGAGCTCGGCCCTGAATTTCCTTTCACCCTCAACGCCGGTACTCAATAACTATTTGTGTACGGCTCGAACCCATCATTCACAGCCAGAACATATATCTGCGACTTCTCATCAGGACTCGATATTCTAGCATTTGGGAATCATCCATCATTTAGCCACTAAACCTGCATCCTCAGCCCCTCTTACCCCTCCTCAGTACCAACAAAAATGGCCTCCTACATGAACGCCAGCGAAGCCTTCGTCCGCGAAAAGCTCGACGCAAGCACAGGAAATCCAATTCCACAATCATTATGGGCTGACAAATATCGCGGAGTGAGTCACTTTCTGCTATAGGCCTCACTTCAAACGACCCAGCTAACGCAAACTCTATCGCCAAAGGCCACAGTCGAGGACCTAGATCCACCCCCCGCCCTCTCCGTTTCCCCTAGCACTCCCATctctgctgcgctgctggcCGCCTTCGAACGTGACTACACACACCTCACTGTTACCTCCTCCGCGCACCGCTCTCTGCTCGGATACCTCAGCATCCCGCGACTCAAGGAACTGCTTGCGGCAGGGAAGGTAAAGGAATCGGATACAGTTTCGGCAGCTATGCAGAGGTTCAACAGGAAGCGGGGCACATATCAGGTTATTACAATGGAAACGCCGCttgaggaactggagaagTTTTTTGAGAGCGGGGAGGGAACgaatggagagaagagggagtttGCTGTAGTGACAGACGCAGAGAGGAAGTTTGTGCTCGGAGTCGCGACAAAGGGAGATCTGGAAGAGTTCGTTAGGCGGAGACCCTGAATAACGTCCTCGTcgggttttttttttttttgctttttcgaTTCCTGTGCAAGATTGCGATGCATTTCCAGGCGCAGTTATTCAACATGGACTGGACATATTACTACCTTGGGACCTAGCCATTAATGGCTACTTTAACATTCGGACCGCTGTATAAAGCAATTCTCTACCTGAAAACAATAGCCCTACGTATATCCTAGAGCCCATTCACAAAAAAGAGGTATTCTCACCTTACAGGTAACATAGCAAACTCTAAATGTCGAATAATATGGATACCTAATAACACCCATACACTGAGAAACTTACTGAGCCTTCGCCCCCTTCCTTCTCGCCGCGTCCGcttccctctcctccttatcctcctGCCACGCAACATAGATATACAGAAACAGGATGATATTCGCCATGACGGCCGCAATAATCCCAGCAACAGTAGTGCTCGCTTTTAGTATGCATCGTCAGCGCAAGCAAATGCATTCATTCGGTTGTCCCTTGGGAGACGAAAGAGGGGAcggagaagagatgaaggagaatCAAACGTACCCCCAAACGTCACTGAGACGAAATACATTCCCACGGGCGTCGTGATCATGGCGATAGTAAAGCCAATCAGTTTGTAGATTACATGCCTGGATACTTGTTAGCTAGCATGCCTAGCGATGTAGCATTAGGAGTAGGTAGGGTTTAAGGTGTAGTTAGTAGAACACTCACATCGGCACAGCAGGCGAAGTATCGGAGCTTAGTTCTGAGGGCGTCTCGCCCGGCGTAGAGCCAGGGACAGCGGCATCTGCGTATGATTTTCCGGGTCGCCGGGTGGCCATGACATGTAGTAGGGCACTGTTCCAGAATGCCCGCTGGTATTGGAGAAAGGAACTACCTAGCAATAAGAGCTGGGCTGTGATGCCTGGATGCAGGTGAACTCCAGAAGAACAGCAGTTAAGTCGATCGCTTAACGCAATGTTATGCGGCAGTACAGAGGAAGTTCCCGCACTGAGTTTGATGAAAGAGCAATTTTGGTCAGTTCCAAAGCTTCTGACGCTTGAGTGTTGTTGTTCAAGTCCCAAGAATGTGGAGAAAAGGTCCAGGCTGCGGATGAAGGTGACGGTAGGTACTCTTGGCAGTCTAACTGAATTAGGCTTTATAGGGCTGGGCCTAGGGTGCTTTGTGCACTAATGCTACGAGTATGACATTGTATTGTCAAATGTGGCTTAAATATAGTTGAATAGCAGATAAACTGATAAGTACAATATGTAGAGAACAGGTGCAATAAAAATAATGTTCGTGGCCCGGTTAACTAGACCAAACCGTATCCTGCCTCATATACAGGACGCCCATTCGAATGTCTAGTAGCCTACTGTTGTTAAAGCACAGCACAGCACCTCCACAGCTTTCTCTCATTTATCTGACCGCGTTAACCATTTATCTGGTATTTTCTACCAGCATAAATGCTTACCATGCCTTCAGAGACGAAATTACCTGCAGACACTTCGCCTCAATCGCGCAACTCCACCTTGGCAACTGCCCGTATGGGTTCATCGGTATATTCTTTAACGCCTCTTAATCTTTTAGCACTGAATATTCTGATGTACACCAACCGAACTACCGCCTTATCCTCTTCTTTAGCACCTCAATTGACGACAAGATAAGCCTCACCATGACGATCAACATAGCCGTAGCCAGAATCGTCCCGTTCTAGTCGGCGAAATGCTGGGAATTCCGGCCGACTTCCAGTATCTATCCTCATACTTAGACTCTATCATTGCCGCAAAATCTTGGCGATATTTTTTCCCTTCACAAAGACGTATTTTGCAGTATTTGGATTGAGGGCATCTCTGGCGCTCTCGGTATGGGCCCCTGGCAGAGTAAGACTTAGTTGTTGCACTTACCTCCATTGCAAGTGTTAAAGTTATTCTCATACAATTCTCCCGCCATATATTGATCAAGTTGCTCATGCTGATAGAGATGTACGAGCGTCGGCATGGCTCTTTCCCCTGGCCATGTTCCAGGAGAGTAATTAACCTATGGCACCAGGTGGTTGTTTGGTATCTGAGTTCTAGGCCCACAAATAGTCTGATCGAATATAGCAATCCGCTCCTCAAGGAAACGTGTTATGAGATTTTGAGTGACGGCTCGATTGTGAATATATGCGCCGGCAAAGGtaaagagaggagaagggaCCGAGAAGACGGGATTGAACAGCGACTGAATGTCAACGCCAACTTCGCCGTCAGCTATGGTCACAGCTACTCCCCACGTCCCTGAGGCGTAGCACGCTGTGTGATATTTCCCAGATCCTGCTCAGAGAGAGAAGCAAAATCATGAATGTTAGTGACTAGAAAATCTGTCGGGAGGATCTAGAAAAGCTTTTGATAAAGTATCAGACAGTCACAAGGGAACAGACACAGTGACCAAAAGAAGCTAATTTGTTCGCAAATAAATTGAACTGATGGTGATTGCTGTATTAAAGGTGTAGATTACGAGTACACTAGGTGAGAAGGTCTAATAAATTTCAAGAGCAATGTAGGTACCACCTTCTAGCCACAGCTTACCATTATTTAGTCACTATCCGTGTTCAGGAATGGCTGAGTTAAATAGTCTCTTTAGTGGCTTCCGGCGTGTTTTTATGCAGATGTATAATGGGGAACTGATACCAGTAATTATATCCCCAGTGTCCTCATCCAGCACACCACAGACGTCGAATGTAGGCCATGTCTTTATTGTTACATATAACTCAAAAGCATTATCCCAAGACGAATAGCAAAGGTAGCAAATATCGTTCCCATTTCCTTTAGACTTAGAAAAGTCATGTATGCGAGGGCTTGCACATGTTGGTTTCTGGGTGGTGGCACTTCATATATTATCCCTTTTCAGACATTCGAACACTTCCACAACTTATTTCTGGTGTTACAATACTGATGGCAGCAACATAGGTGCCGCATATGCACCGAATTTGTGGTTGCTGGGAAACCAAATGCGTGTATAGCATGCCACTGCTACAGCTAACCACTTAGAAGAACGTTTGAAGAGTAGAACATACTGGGTATGCTATGATGCACCACAAGTGACATGAGTTAGTGAACAATATGACTAGATAATTGTTAGGGCGACCCTGTTATCGGTCCACTCTTGCCTGCTGTCACGCGTATATCCAAGTATATCCAGCTCAGCCAACCTTTTCATTCACCTCAGCTCCGGCCTTGGCCTCCATTGTGTCATAATTAATGTGCTTGCTGTGTGCGCGGACCGCATCAATGTGCGCGTCAACTTTCGAGCCACCAGGCTTCGTATGCCAAGGCTTCGGTCCTCCAGGCGCAAACATCTCCTCGATCTCCTCAAGGGTCTTGCCACAGGTCTCGGGGTaggtgaagaagaaatgaataGCTGCGAGGACACACATGGCACCGAAAACGATGAACATCTTCCAGGTGATGTTCTGGAATCCTAGCGGAATGTAGAGACCTAGAGCGAAGTTGAAGAGCCAATTACCAATCGCAGCAATACCCATGCCTGTAGCACGGGTTTCTAGGGACCACACTTCTGTGGCGTAGACCCAGCAGACAGGGGCGAGGGTTAGAGCGTAGAAGATGATCAGGAGGTAGGAGAACGCGATAACGGTGTGAGACTTTGGCCCGTTACTCGGATCAACACATTTCCATTGCCGTCAACACCGCCGGGGACGTACTCGCCAGAGGAAAGAATGCCGCCAACGACAAAATGGCAGAGTGCCATAATGAGAGCACCATAGATCAGGAGCGGACGACGACCGGTTTTGTCGATgtagaagaagatgaaggtcgtgaagatgatgaagagcgCGTACTGTATACCAgaggagatgaggttgatgttgccgGTTAAATTGGCCATCATGAAGATGTACACGACATACTGCGCCAGGTTAGATTTTGGATGTCAGTACTGTCAAGGAAGATCTTACATAGGTCATCACATTAGCGCCGGAGTTCTGCTGCCACATTTGCACTGTAAAGCCAGCGAGGGTGCGCTTCCACATGCCCTGCCATCGTGTTAACACGCTCTATTCAGATAATCAACCTAGATAGCCATACATTGTAGACGAACTTGCGCCACCCTGGTAGCGCGTTGCGCTCTGCCTGTAGCACCATCGTGATCTCCTCCCACTCGGCAACGACAAGCGGGTCATCACGATTGCCGTCGGCCTGGATGTTGGCCAAAGTCGCAATAGCTTCCTCGGTGCGGTCGACCTTCGCGAGCCATCTGGGAGATCGCGGAAGGAATGGCAGGCCAACTATGAGAAAGACGCAGGGCACAAATTGAATTCCTCAGGCGGTCCGGAAAGAGGCGGTACCGGGAATGAAGCTGCATCCATATCCGACAAAGTACATGATCAGAATACCCCATTCTGTAGCAGCTTTAGTTAATTGAAGAGCGGATTCATTGATGGTAGACCAAAGCCTTACCAATGGCCAACTGCTGACTGACGATCGGCTGTCCAcgcttttcctttttggcGATTTCTGCAAGATAGACATGTATTTGTGAACTGGTAATTCCAACGCAGACTCCATTTAAAACCCGACCTGCAATCAAGGACCCAAAACCGTTGTTCGCGGTTTGGACAGCAGTCCCGACAAGCCACCATATACAAGCGAACGCAATTGAGTCGCGGCGACCAATCTTGTCGGAGACATAACCTGCAATGGCGGAACCGACTAcagatccagcagcgagGGAAGAGTCGATAGCGCCCTGACGAAGTCCAGAGGGGTTGTCGAAGTAGTCATTGTATTGATCAGTACCGATGATTGCTGACATGGACGAGATATCGAAACCAAAGAGCATCCCGCCAACTGTGGCGATGAAAGCCACGAAGTACTGTTGTAGATCTTAGGGAACTTCATGATGAAGCCTAATCAATagtgcttttttttttccatACCAATTCTTATGAATGCGGCCGTAGAGAAAATAGGGGCAGTGGATAGTTGAGCGGTTCCATGACTATTTATGAAAGCCTAGAGTATTGCATGGAAAGCTGTGCGTGAACGCCAACCGTGAGAGGATTGCATGGCAGCAACCGGCTTGTGCTTTGCAACCTCCAGAGCTTTCATTAAGAGGCATCTGCCAGCCAACCGCATGTCGACAAGCGGGTTCCGCCGAAAAGTTGCTCCATTTCCCCAGTTCCCTGTATGTTGAAGCCAGTCTTGGCTTAAACAAGCCAAGAGAAAAATGAGCCAAAAAGAAGGAATTTAAGTCTTAAGTCCCCCCGGGTCAACACTATTCCCCAGCTCACAACGCCCAGACTCACACTGCAAGGATCATGGACCCACAACCATCCCATTAATCCTAGAACAGTTCTATTACCCTCTCGGCTGGCCAGAGAAACGACATGGATGTCATGCGGCCGCACGAGCACACAGCAAAGAGAGCATGGCCCCCGGCAAATGGCCCATTCGATTTAGC is a window of Aspergillus nidulans FGSC A4 chromosome VI DNA encoding:
- a CDS encoding uncharacterized protein (transcript_id=CADANIAT00010101), with product MVSPQPTSPTPSKRSRGFSSSGRSDRSEKTHRSSGSGHKISLTETSEEKHRRSLQTKADPMLAINEAQPNLVALEKSNLGSLRAMQHKDQYGNIITDPDLSNPTRPRFERPLDTIRSFEAAIYGQYTSRPASYAQTGEDGGDYSRRSSYYNPYSNGQTRQHNDRGYYNGRPSHSRPNSYMDNGNGYYNSGGPPESYYPYNQNGGRRPRQYPRGHSEQPSYSSQQSGYNQNSYAQSGYFKSSDNVTVATPSGSGSTPDQWANSTDPSSINSSFDQFQQQQQQQQQERTIADNYGFQGFGAGPNINDETFAPNVAGKAPYGQDFAAQPAHDPNFGGPVGGPQNPQLVAGRRHLQRKSQQQSVSSDAGDNGTKRKSWFKRTFTKS
- a CDS encoding DUF3602 domain-containing protein (transcript_id=CADANIAT00010102); protein product: MTQHETNAPIVSHGRGGQGNIGPDSNEYVDGGIVREGPVGDQGDGAYSAGRGGAGNIGSPHVKPAKQPHDVEFIPEISVRQSMDGDYHTGRGGQGNVHLDPQHQKAKEEKKEEKKASLAHEGLADKLKHKILGKK
- a CDS encoding putative mitochondrial phosphate carrier protein (transcript_id=CADANIAT00010103) — encoded protein: MFPPQDVMSGAFSAQRQWSQNQQTLGTGPTRREPFPAWSVVEDTKKKANAISKEAAREFEIASQKAQSKTGKIEPWSAKYYAACTFGGLLACGLTHTAVTPLDLIKCRRQVDSALYKSNMDAFRKIRAAEGLRGVFTGWSPTFFGYSAQGAFKYGGYEYFKKFYSDLVGVENAARYKTPLYLAASASAELIADVALCPFEAVKVRTQTTIPPEFRSTFGGISAVVAKEGTAGLYKGLYPLWGRQIPYTMMKFASFENIVEAIYHYLPGQKSDYNKGAQTAVAFTGGYLAGILCAIVSHPADVMVSKLNANRLPGEAFGAATGRIYKEIGFMGLWNGLPVRIIMIGTLTGLQWMIYDSFKIFMGLPTTGGGPAKEQK
- a CDS encoding putative cystathionine beta-synthase (beta-thionase) (transcript_id=CADANIAT00010104), whose amino-acid sequence is MASYMNASEAFVREKLDASTGNPIPQSLWADKYRGLTQTLSPKATVEDLDPPPALSVSPSTPISAALLAAFERDYTHLTVTSSAHRSLLGYLSIPRLKELLAAGKVKESDTVSAAMQRFNRKRGTYQVITMETPLEELEKFFESGEGTNGEKREFAVVTDAERKFVLGVATKGDLEEFVRRRP
- a CDS encoding protein vma21 (transcript_id=CADANIAT00010105); its protein translation is MATRRPGKSYADAAVPGSTPGETPSELSSDTSPAVPMHVIYKLIGFTIAMITTPVGMYFVSVTFGASTTVAGIIAAVMANIILFLYIYVAWQEDKEEREADAARRKGAKAQ
- a CDS encoding uncharacterized protein (transcript_id=CADANIAT00010106), whose product is MRLAGRCLLMKALEVAKHKPVAAMQSSHVGGMLFGFDISSMSAIIGTDQYNDYFDNPSGLRQGAIDSSLAAGSVVGSAIAGYVSDKIGRRDSIAFACIWWLVGTAVQTANNGFGSLIAGRVLNGVCVGITSSQIHVYLAEIAKKEKRGQPIVSQQLAIVGLPFLPRSPRWLAKVDRTEEAIATLANIQADGNRDDPLVVAEWEEITMVLQAERNALPGWRKFVYNGMWKRTLAGFTVQMWQQNSGANVMTYYVVYIFMMANLTGNINLISSGIQYALFIIFTTFIFFYIDKTGRRPLLIYGALIMALCHFVVGGILSSGEYVPGGSHTVIAFSYLLIIFYALTLAPVCWVYATEVWSLETRATGMGIAAIGNWLFNFALGLYIPLGFQNITWKMFIVFGAMCVLAAIHFFFTYPETCGKTLEEIEEMFAPGGPKPWHTKPGGSKVDAHIDAVRAHSKHINYDTMEAKAGAEVNEKVG